A region from the Silene latifolia isolate original U9 population chromosome 7, ASM4854445v1, whole genome shotgun sequence genome encodes:
- the LOC141590095 gene encoding uncharacterized protein LOC141590095 has translation MSIDCTDPIQFPPLVSNPPIQLPNNQASSSVSSSTTVVVGGPDCEQVQKTADVNQLVGIPPYDLDSLAPTEEWVTQTRRRGKQPLATIPEEPSDLLQFSDEDVKEELEYWKNSVYGFILGANPPVEVVEGFLKRLWSNYPIDKISFCANGVFLVRFRTSQARQQILQQGQFLFDNKPLIVRPWDEGVALEKEDIKEVPVWVKIFNLPLKFWGKCLPRIARIMGKFVRCDDATQGKTRLSFARVMIDVPFGQPIPESVKFRDVDGSTISLKVEFEWKPLLCTQCQGVGHEAAKCRKGKKDGKKDIPQKTVNQVGKKQWRPKQTQKPIVTVVSPHPTTQ, from the coding sequence ATGTCGATTGATTGTACTGACCCAATTCAATTCCCTCCTCTAGTCTCAAATCCACCAATACAATTACCAAATAATCAAGCATCTTCGTCTGTCTCGTCTTCGACTACCGTTGTAGTTGGTGGACCTGATTGTGAGCAAGTTCAGAAGACGGCGGATGTTAATCAATTGGTCGGAATACCCCCGTATGATCTGGATTCTTTAGCCCCTACTGAAGAGTGGGTTACTCAAACCAGACGCCGTGGGAAGCAACCGTTGGCTACCATTCCGGAGGAACCCTCTGACTTGCTGCAGTTCTCAGATGAAGATGTAAAAGAAGAGTTAGAATATTGGAAAAATTCTGTGTATGGGTTTATCCTTGGTGCGAATCCGCCTGTTGAAGTAGTTGAAGGTTTTCTCAAGCGCTTATGGTCCAATTATCCCATTGATAAGATCTCCTTCTGTGCCAATGGAGTTTTCCTGGTACGTTTTCGCACTAGTCAAGCCCGTCAACAGATTCTGCAACAAGGTCAATTTTTGTTTGACAATAAGCCTTTAATTGTTCGCCCTTGGGATGAAGGAGTAGCCCTGGAGAAAGAAGATATCAAAGAAGTACCAGTATGGGTCAAAATTTTTAACCTTCCTCTTAAGTTTTGGGGGAAGTGTTTACCTAGAATTGCTCGTATTATGGGCAAATTTGTTAGATGTGATGATGCTACCCAAGGGAAAACTCGTCTTAGTTTTGCCAGAGTGATGATTGATGTTCCTTTTGGTCAACCTATCCCTGAGTCAGTCAAATTCCGTGATGTGGATGGAAGTACCATTTCTCTGAAAGTGGAGTTTGAATGGAAGCCACTCCTCTGCACTCAGTGCCAAGGGGTAGGCCATGAAGCTGCTAAGTGTAGGAAAGGCAAGAAGGATGGTAAGAAAGATATCCCTCAAAAGACTGTTAACCAGGTGGGGAAAAAGCAATGGCGACCTAAGCAGACTCAGAAACCTATTGTCACTGTTGTGTCACCTCATCCCACAACTCAATAG